AAATATTTCCATGAGATAAAATTTAAATGAGAGATGTGCATAACCTGCCAATGATAGAAGGAAGATGTGTATCATGTGGACGCGGGTTGGTCGATGAAGGCTGTGTTGCATTCCCATGCCCGGAGTGCGGCACGATAATAAAAAGATGCAGAAGCTGCAGGGAAAAATCTGCGATTTACGAATGCCCTGAATGTGGACTCGTAGGACCGTAGGTGGAAAAATGGGAGAAGTAGGAATTACGATAAAAATAATGCCGGACGGAATGAATATAGACCTGGAAAATTTGAAAGAAAGAGTCGTTGAGACCATACCAGGGGGAATAAAAGTAACCAATACAGAAATTGTGCCCATTGCATTTGGATTAAAAGCCCTGGTGCTCGATATGATAATGGGTGATGAAAGCCCTGACGAACTTGTTGATAGAATTTCATCAGCAGAAGGTGTTGCCAGAGCGGAAATAGAGAAAGTTGGAAGATTATTTTAGCACCCACTTCATTATTGCCATTTGTGCCCACATTCTGTTTTCTGCTTCGTCAAATATTACGGACTGGGGGCCATGGGCAACTTCTTTTGTAACTTCATTGCCATAGTATGCAGGCAGACAGTGCATGAATATGGCATCTGGTTTTGCCTGCCTCATAATCCCCTCGTTCACAGTATATTTTCCAAAGGCTTTAATCCTTTTTTCTTTTTCATCCCCCATTGAAACCCATGTATCTGTTACGATAGCATCTGCATCTTTCGCCGCATTTTCATTCATCTCGGTTAACTCTACATTGCCCATTTTTTTTGCCTTATTGAGATAAAAATCAGATGGCCAATATTCCTCTGGGGAAACGATTTTGACGCTCATCCCCGCCATTGTGCATCCAAGCAACAATGAATTTGCCATATTGTTCTTTCCGTCTCCAAAGTAAACAACATTCAGCCCCTTTAGCCTGCCTTTTACCTCCTTTACCGTCATTAAATCCGCTATAACCTGACAAGGATGCTCCTCGTCGTCCAGTCCGCTTATCACCGGCACGGTGGCGTATTTTGCCAGTTCCAGCATATCTTTATGGCTATAAGCCCTGTACATAATAATATCGACGTAACGGGAAAGCACAAGAGCAGTATCTTCAATTGTCTCTCCCCTACTGAGCTGAATGTCATTTTTTCCAAGAAAAATGGCATGGCCCCCAAGTTTTTGCATGCCCGACTCAAAAGAAACGCGAGTACGTGTACTCGATTTCTCAAAAATCATTGCCAGTATTTTACCTTTCAACTCCTTTTCGTATCCATTCTTTTTCATATCAATGGCATCATCTATTATTTTTTCCAGGCAACCATCAACATCCATCATCGAAATTAAATGTTTCATGAGGGTGGAATGCCCTGTTCATTAAAAATTTTTTTGAAGGAGCTATTCCCGCTCCAGATCTTCCCCGCCCATGAATGTGTCTTGTATGGAGGTATAAAAATTCTTCCCGTACTAGAAATAAACCATGATTCAGTTTTAGTATAACTTTTATTAAACCGTGGTTTAATTTTAGTAAAGCATAAATAGTGCCAATCATTGTTTACACATGTATGTTGAGCGGGAAATACAGAAAAGATTTCTGGAGATTTCTGAACACTACAACCTCGTTGCTGTCGTTGGAGCGAGGCAGGCAGGAAAAACAACATTTTTAAAAAGACAGATAAAAGACTTCAATGCATCCTATGTTCTATTTGATGATCCAGATGCGCGAAATCTGTTTGAGGAAGATATTAAAAAATTTGAGATACAGTACCTTGAGGGATATGATGTGGCAGTGCTTGACGAGGTGCAATACTGCAAGGACGCCGGAAGAAAACTTAAATATCTGGTTGATACAGGACAAAAACTGTGGATAACCTCGTCGTCGGAAGTGATACTTGCAAAAGAAATTCTCTCGCACCTTGCCGGGAGAGTTTCTATCATGCGGCTCTACCCCTTTTCATATAGAGAATTTCTCTCCGCAAAAGGACAGAAAGTGCTTACACCAGATATCCAAAGAAGGATGATATGGGAACATATATGCCATGGCGGATATCCCAAAGTCGTTTTGACAAAAAGTCCAGAAATGAAAAAAACCATTTTACTAGACTTATATGAAACTATGCTCTTCAAGGATGTGGCAAGAACCTTCTCCATAGAAGACATAAGAACTCTCGAAGATTTCGCACGTTACCTCGCGGTAAACGCAGGAAATATCGTTTCCTATAGGAAAATATCAAATGACCTCAACATCTCTTTTCAGACCGTCAAGAAGTATTTTGATGCCATGGAAAAAAGCTATCTCATTACTAGAGTTATGCCGTACTACACCAATAAAAGCAAGGAAATCACGAAGCAACCAAAGATATACTTTATTGATAGTGGGTTGAGAAATGTCATTGCAAAGCAGTTTATCCCAGAACCGGATGGAAAACTCTTTGAGAATTATGTCTTTTCTGAACTTCTCAAAATGGGCAGAGTGCCGAAATACTGGCGGACAAAAACAAAAACAGAGGTTGATTTTGTTGTTGAGCAGGATAGCAGGATTATTCCTATAGAGGTGAAACTGCAAGCGAAGCTCGGAAGAATCGAAAGGAGTTTGCGGTCGTTCATTGCTATCTATCATCCGCCACTGGCAATAATTGTCACCTACAGGGGGGAGAAAGGAAAGATGAAAATTGATGGCTGCCCCATAGTTTTTGCAGATGTGGGCGAGCTAAGTAGCCACATATAATCGCTCTTTTATTCCCTCTCCAGATCTTCCCCGCCCATGAATGTGTCTTGTATGGAAGTATAAAAATCCTCCATGCCTTCAAGCGTTTCATTTGACACGGGTATGAGAGATGTATGGGCTTCCATTTCTTTTATAATTCCCATTATTC
This is a stretch of genomic DNA from Candidatus Thermoplasmatota archaeon. It encodes these proteins:
- a CDS encoding elongation factor 1-beta, which encodes MGEVGITIKIMPDGMNIDLENLKERVVETIPGGIKVTNTEIVPIAFGLKALVLDMIMGDESPDELVDRISSAEGVARAEIEKVGRLF
- a CDS encoding ATP-binding protein, translated to MYVEREIQKRFLEISEHYNLVAVVGARQAGKTTFLKRQIKDFNASYVLFDDPDARNLFEEDIKKFEIQYLEGYDVAVLDEVQYCKDAGRKLKYLVDTGQKLWITSSSEVILAKEILSHLAGRVSIMRLYPFSYREFLSAKGQKVLTPDIQRRMIWEHICHGGYPKVVLTKSPEMKKTILLDLYETMLFKDVARTFSIEDIRTLEDFARYLAVNAGNIVSYRKISNDLNISFQTVKKYFDAMEKSYLITRVMPYYTNKSKEITKQPKIYFIDSGLRNVIAKQFIPEPDGKLFENYVFSELLKMGRVPKYWRTKTKTEVDFVVEQDSRIIPIEVKLQAKLGRIERSLRSFIAIYHPPLAIIVTYRGEKGKMKIDGCPIVFADVGELSSHI
- the argF gene encoding ornithine carbamoyltransferase encodes the protein MKHLISMMDVDGCLEKIIDDAIDMKKNGYEKELKGKILAMIFEKSSTRTRVSFESGMQKLGGHAIFLGKNDIQLSRGETIEDTALVLSRYVDIIMYRAYSHKDMLELAKYATVPVISGLDDEEHPCQVIADLMTVKEVKGRLKGLNVVYFGDGKNNMANSLLLGCTMAGMSVKIVSPEEYWPSDFYLNKAKKMGNVELTEMNENAAKDADAIVTDTWVSMGDEKEKRIKAFGKYTVNEGIMRQAKPDAIFMHCLPAYYGNEVTKEVAHGPQSVIFDEAENRMWAQMAIMKWVLK
- a CDS encoding zinc finger domain-containing protein, with translation MIEGRCVSCGRGLVDEGCVAFPCPECGTIIKRCRSCREKSAIYECPECGLVGP